A genome region from Camelina sativa cultivar DH55 chromosome 10, Cs, whole genome shotgun sequence includes the following:
- the LOC104718906 gene encoding nudix hydrolase 7-like: MESRAKQISLLDGEIDNYDGVTVNMEEPMSAEVFTQRLRASLSHWRDEGKKGIWIKLPIQLANLVEAAVTEGFRYHHAEPDYLMLVSWISPSVDTIPANASHVVGVGALVFNKKTAQVLVVQERGGRFRGTNVWKLPTGVINEGEDICDGVVRELEEETGIIADFVEVLSFRQSHNAFLKKKSDLFFLCVLTPRSYEITKQNSEILDAKWMPIQEYIDQPFNQKNEMFKFMADISQKKCEDDYLGFSIVPTSTSSGKKSFLYCNADHANRLKASRDQASTSL, translated from the exons ATGGAAAGTAGAGCTAAGCAGATCAGTTTACTTGATGGAGAGATTGACAACTACGATGGCGTTACGGTAAACATGGAAGAACCCATGAGTGCTGAGGTTTTTACACAACGGCTTAGGGCTTCGCTTTCGCATTGGAGAGACGAG GGTAAGAAAGGAATTTGGATAAAGCTGCCTATTCAATTAGCCAATCTTGTGGAGGCTGCAGTTACT GAAGGGTTTAGATATCACCACGCCGAACCTGATTACTTGATGCTTGTATCTTGGATCTCTCCTAGTGTTGATACCATCCCAGCAAATGCTTCTCATGTTGTAGGTGTTGGTGCTTTGGTCTTTAACAAGAAGACTGCCCAA GTCCTCGTTGTCCAGGAAAGAGGTGGTCGTTTCAGAGGTACTAATGTGTGGAAGCTACCTACCGGTGTTATCAACGAG GGTGAAGATATCTGTGATGGAGTAGTTAGGGAACTGGAAGAAGAAACTGGA ATTATTGCAGACTTTGTTGAAGTATTGTCTTTCAG ACAAAGCCACAATGCATTCTTGAAAAAGAAATCGgatctgtttttcttgtgtgtcTTAACTCCTCGCTCCTATGAAATCACTAAACAAAACTCTGAGATCTTGGATGCTAAg TGGATGCCGATACAAGAATACATAGACCAACCGTTTAACCAGAAGAACGAAATGTTCAAGTTCATGGCTGACATCAGCCAAAAGAAATGTGAGGACGATTACTTGGGATTCTCCATTGTGCCAACTAGCACATCATCTGGTAAAAAGAGCTTTCTCTACTGCAATGCTGATCACGCCAATCGCCTTAAAGCATCGCGTGACCAAGCCTCCACTTCTCTCTGA